The genomic DNA GATCTCGAAATTGCCGCCGGTGCCGGGAATGAGCGCCACTTCGCCGAGCGACTGCCCGAACGTCTGCAGCAGTTCCTGCGCCATCCAGCCGGCGCGAAGCAGCCAGTTGCACTGGGTGCAGTAAAGGATGGTGATGCGCGGCTTCTGGTCCATCGGGTGTCTCGGATGTGCTTCGGGCGGCGACCATAGCGGTCGCCTCAGTTGGAAACAACTGCGTTCCGGGGCTCATGCTCACGCTGCGCTCACACGATTGTCAACCAATTTAGTCATGTTTTTATCGGCGGATAGCTTGCTTTGCGCGGTCGTCGCGGCGAGACAATGCGGCATTGCACAAATTGTCGCACCCAACCGCCGGAGAGGCCCCTTAATGACCGACGTCACCGTTTCCAGTTCCCGCCCGCGCGCCATCCTGCCGGCGCTGGAAAAGATCTATCTGCCGCTCAATACATCCGCCGAAACGCTGTTGCGTGTGCTCGCCGGCGCTCTGCTTGCGGTTCACGGTTTTGGCAAGATCACCAATCCCTTCGGCGCGATTGGCATGGTCGAGGGCCTCGGCTTCTATCCCGGCGTCTTCTGGTCGCCGCTGCTCGCCGCGACCGAATTCTTCGGCGGCATTTTGATCGCGATCGGTTTGTTGACGCGCCCGGCCGCCTTTGCCGGCATGATCGTTCTGCTCGTCACCGTCTACTTCCATGGCATCGTGCAGGGTGAGGGCCTCTTCGGCGCAGAGAAGTCGATCCTCTGGGCAGCGATCCTGTTCTTCTTCGCCATCCGCGGCGCCAACAGCCAGTCTGTCGACGCCAAGCTCGGCAAGCAGTTCTGATCGAACGAACGACGCTTAGAAAAACGGGGAGGCGGTGAAAACCGGCCTCCCCGTTTTCGTCTTGCAGCTGGTGAGGCTTTCGCCGTCGCGACCTCTCAGGCGCTTTCCTTCGCCGTCACGCTGCGAATGGTCATCCGGTGGACCTTGCCCGACCGGTCCTGCCAGTCGATCGACTGGCCGACGGAGAGCCCGATCAGCGCCGCGCCGACAGGGGTCAGCACAGAGATGCGGCCGGCCTCGATATCGGCCTCGCCGGGATAGACGAGCGTTACCTGCTTGGCAAAACCATTGTCCGCCTCGAAGGCGACGGTGGAGCCCATCTGCACGCTGTCGGCGGGCAGCGCGTCGGGCGCGCCGACCCGGGCGCGGTCGAGTTCAAAGAGCAGTGCCTCGGCCACATCAGGCACGCGCTCGAGCGCGGAGGAGGCGAGCGCCGTCAGCCGCTTGTGGTCTTCGGCATTGATGATGATCGGGGGAAGTTTCTTGCGGGTTGCCGCCATGATGGGACCTGACACGTTCAATCGAAGCGCACGACAGGGCGCAATCGAATAGGTTTTCTGGAGATTAGGCGCTCGTTCAGCCGCGCTCGGAAATTTCTTCTGCCGACGCGAAAGGCTCCCCTGACCCGGAGAGCGCAAGCGTCCGGGCTGGGGTCAGGTTCCTGCGATCGGGCACACCCGGAAGCAGCAATGAGAAGAAATCGTCGGCATCATCATGTCCCAAGGGTCGGAAAGTTCGCTCACGAAGTCAAGGCCCGCATGAACCCGTCCGCATCATCGCATCGCTATGTGACCTCTTGAACAGTGGCCGCGCTCGTGGTCAATCTCCACGGTCGATGCGAAGGGAATGCGATGATGCGGGTGCTGGTGGTTGAAAACATGGCGAAGACCGAGCTCGGCCAGGTCGGCACGGCGCTTCGCGAGGCAAAGGCCGAGATCGAGATCCGCCGCGC from Ensifer adhaerens includes the following:
- a CDS encoding DoxX family protein; its protein translation is MTDVTVSSSRPRAILPALEKIYLPLNTSAETLLRVLAGALLAVHGFGKITNPFGAIGMVEGLGFYPGVFWSPLLAATEFFGGILIAIGLLTRPAAFAGMIVLLVTVYFHGIVQGEGLFGAEKSILWAAILFFFAIRGANSQSVDAKLGKQF
- a CDS encoding SelT/SelW/SelH family protein, producing the protein MDQKPRITILYCTQCNWLLRAGWMAQELLQTFGQSLGEVALIPGTGGNFEIRVDDALIWERKRDGGFPGPKELKQRIRDIIEPERDLGHTDRS
- the rnk gene encoding nucleoside diphosphate kinase regulator → MAATRKKLPPIIINAEDHKRLTALASSALERVPDVAEALLFELDRARVGAPDALPADSVQMGSTVAFEADNGFAKQVTLVYPGEADIEAGRISVLTPVGAALIGLSVGQSIDWQDRSGKVHRMTIRSVTAKESA